In a genomic window of Ralstonia nicotianae:
- the ftsY gene encoding signal recognition particle-docking protein FtsY, translating to MFSFWKKRKAEPQPAAEPAPPAAAPEAAQAPAPAPVATPVPTPAPAPVAAPVAVPDTPAAPAALDMQADDIETVPTPPVVEQARKGWMSRLRSGLSKTSKSLTTLFVGVKVDEALFEELETALLMADAGVDATEYLLDELRRRVKAQRIETAEGVKTALRDLLIELLHPLEKTMVLGRDQPTVIMIAGVNGAGKTTSIGKLCKHFQTYGQSVLLAAGDTFRAAAREQLVIWGQRNNVTVVAQESGDPAAVIFDAVNAARARGIDIVMADTAGRLPTQLHLMEELKKVRRVIGKAMATAPHETLLVIDANTGQNALAQVKAFDDALGLTGLIVTKLDGTAKGGILAAIARQRPVPVYFIGVGEQVEDLQPFSAREFADALLG from the coding sequence ATGTTTAGTTTCTGGAAGAAGCGCAAGGCAGAGCCCCAGCCGGCTGCCGAACCGGCGCCGCCCGCCGCCGCGCCCGAAGCCGCACAGGCTCCTGCCCCGGCCCCGGTTGCCACCCCCGTCCCCACGCCGGCTCCCGCCCCGGTCGCCGCCCCGGTCGCCGTGCCGGATACGCCGGCCGCGCCGGCTGCGCTGGACATGCAGGCCGATGACATCGAGACCGTGCCGACGCCGCCCGTGGTGGAGCAGGCGCGCAAAGGCTGGATGTCGCGCCTGCGCTCGGGCCTGTCGAAGACCAGCAAGAGCCTGACCACGCTGTTCGTCGGCGTGAAGGTGGACGAGGCGCTGTTCGAGGAGCTGGAGACCGCGCTGCTGATGGCCGATGCCGGCGTCGATGCCACCGAGTACCTGCTGGACGAACTGCGCCGCCGCGTGAAGGCCCAGCGCATCGAGACCGCCGAGGGCGTGAAGACCGCGCTGCGCGACCTGCTCATCGAGCTGCTGCATCCGCTAGAAAAGACCATGGTGCTCGGCCGCGACCAGCCGACGGTGATCATGATCGCGGGCGTCAACGGCGCCGGCAAGACCACCAGCATCGGCAAGCTGTGCAAGCACTTCCAGACCTATGGACAGTCCGTGCTGCTGGCCGCCGGCGACACCTTCCGCGCCGCCGCGCGCGAGCAGCTGGTGATCTGGGGCCAGCGCAACAACGTGACCGTGGTGGCGCAGGAATCGGGCGACCCGGCCGCCGTGATCTTCGACGCGGTGAACGCGGCGCGCGCCCGCGGCATCGACATCGTCATGGCCGACACCGCCGGCCGCCTGCCGACCCAGCTGCACCTGATGGAAGAGCTGAAGAAGGTGCGCCGCGTGATCGGCAAAGCGATGGCGACCGCGCCGCACGAGACCCTGCTGGTGATCGACGCCAACACCGGCCAGAACGCGCTGGCGCAGGTGAAAGCCTTCGACGATGCGCTCGGCCTGACCGGCCTGATCGTCACCAAGCTGGACGGCACCGCCAAAGGCGGCATCCTGGCCGCCATCGCGCGGCAGCGGCCGGTGCCGGTGTATTTCATCGGCGTGGGCGAGCAGGTGGAAGACCTGCAGCCGTTCTCCGCGCGCGAATTCGCCGACGCGCTGCTGGGCTAA
- a CDS encoding LysE/ArgO family amino acid transporter has product MTGPGPESAPLIGAALSGFGLGASLIVAIGAQNAYVLRQGLRREYVLGVVLICALCDMALIALGVAGMGTLISAHPAWLTAVRWAGAAFLLAYGARAFRAAWRGAERLQARNGDKASHAQVLASALALSLLNPHVYLDTVVLLGAIGGRYAMPANVAFAGGAMCASILWFSLLGFGARLLEPVFARPVAWRVLDALIGAVMWAIALTLLMGG; this is encoded by the coding sequence ATGACGGGGCCCGGCCCGGAGAGCGCGCCGCTGATCGGCGCGGCGCTGTCGGGCTTCGGCCTGGGCGCGAGTCTGATCGTGGCGATCGGCGCGCAGAACGCGTACGTGCTGCGGCAAGGGCTACGCCGCGAATACGTGCTCGGCGTGGTGCTGATCTGCGCGCTGTGCGACATGGCGCTGATCGCGCTGGGCGTGGCGGGCATGGGCACGCTGATCTCGGCGCACCCGGCATGGCTGACGGCGGTGCGCTGGGCCGGCGCGGCCTTCCTGCTGGCCTACGGCGCACGGGCGTTCCGGGCGGCGTGGCGCGGCGCCGAGCGGCTGCAGGCGCGCAACGGCGACAAGGCCTCGCATGCGCAGGTGCTGGCGTCCGCGCTGGCGCTGTCGCTGCTCAATCCGCACGTCTATCTCGACACCGTGGTGCTGCTGGGCGCCATCGGCGGGCGCTACGCGATGCCGGCCAACGTGGCGTTCGCCGGCGGCGCGATGTGCGCGTCGATCCTGTGGTTCTCGCTGCTGGGGTTCGGCGCGCGGCTGCTGGAGCCGGTGTTCGCCAGGCCGGTCGCCTGGCGGGTGCTCGATGCGCTGATCGGCGCGGTGATGTGGGCGATCGCGCTGACGCTGCTGATGGGCGGTTAG
- the maiA gene encoding maleylacetoacetate isomerase — protein sequence MSIKLYNYFRSSASFRVRIALEIKGLPYDYAPVHLLKGEQAAPDFVKLNPEALVPVLCDGTEVLNQSLAIVEYLEETHPGPTLLPGSAADRAHIRAIALAIACEIHPLNNPRVLKYLKHTFNVGDDARNDWYRHWVRLGFAALETRLTQSPRTGACCVGDTPTLADLCLVPQVFNGKRFDVAVEDYPTLARVFEHCMAQPAFQRAAPAAQPDAASA from the coding sequence ATGTCGATCAAGCTGTACAACTACTTCCGCAGCTCGGCGTCGTTCCGCGTGCGCATCGCGCTGGAGATCAAGGGCCTGCCGTATGACTATGCGCCGGTGCACCTGCTCAAGGGCGAGCAAGCCGCGCCCGACTTCGTCAAGCTGAACCCGGAAGCGCTGGTGCCGGTGCTGTGCGACGGCACCGAGGTCCTGAACCAGTCGCTGGCGATCGTCGAGTATCTGGAAGAGACGCATCCCGGGCCGACGCTGCTGCCGGGTTCGGCGGCCGACCGCGCCCACATCCGCGCCATCGCGCTGGCGATCGCCTGCGAGATCCATCCGCTGAACAATCCGCGCGTGCTCAAGTACCTCAAGCACACCTTCAACGTGGGCGACGACGCCCGCAATGACTGGTATCGCCATTGGGTGCGCCTGGGCTTCGCCGCGCTGGAGACGCGCCTGACGCAGTCGCCGCGCACCGGCGCCTGCTGCGTGGGCGACACGCCGACGCTGGCCGACCTGTGCCTGGTGCCGCAGGTCTTCAACGGCAAGCGCTTCGACGTGGCGGTAGAGGACTACCCGACGCTCGCCCGCGTCTTCGAGCACTGCATGGCCCAGCCGGCGTTCCAGCGCGCCGCGCCCGCCGCCCAGCCCGACGCCGCGTCCGCATGA
- a CDS encoding fumarylacetoacetate hydrolase family protein, with protein MTDFVVTPPAVTGIPVRGAAGEFPVRRVYCVGRNYAAHAREMGSDPDREPPFFFCKPADAVRYVADGTTGQFVYPTETRDCHYEIELVVAIGTGGRDIAVESAAQHIYGYAIGLDMTRRDLQNAAKKGGRPWETGKAFDGSAPIGPIVPAQTVASPDRGAITLSVNDKAHQHGDLSDLIWSVPETIAYLSRLFELRPGDLIFTGTPEGVGPVSIGDLMVGRIDGVGELHVKVV; from the coding sequence ATGACCGATTTCGTCGTCACCCCGCCGGCCGTCACCGGCATTCCCGTCCGCGGCGCAGCCGGCGAGTTTCCGGTGCGCCGCGTCTACTGCGTGGGCCGCAACTACGCCGCCCATGCGCGGGAAATGGGCTCCGACCCGGATCGCGAACCGCCGTTCTTCTTCTGCAAGCCGGCCGATGCCGTGCGCTACGTCGCCGACGGCACCACCGGCCAGTTCGTCTATCCGACCGAGACCCGCGATTGCCACTACGAGATCGAGCTGGTCGTCGCCATCGGCACCGGCGGGCGCGACATCGCGGTGGAGTCGGCCGCCCAGCACATCTACGGCTACGCCATCGGCCTGGACATGACCCGCCGCGACCTGCAGAACGCCGCCAAGAAGGGCGGCCGCCCGTGGGAGACCGGCAAGGCCTTCGACGGCTCCGCCCCGATCGGCCCGATCGTGCCGGCCCAGACGGTGGCCAGCCCCGACCGCGGCGCCATCACGCTGTCGGTCAACGACAAGGCGCATCAGCACGGCGACCTGTCCGATCTGATCTGGTCGGTGCCGGAGACCATCGCCTACCTGTCCCGCCTGTTCGAGCTGCGCCCCGGCGACCTGATCTTCACCGGCACGCCCGAGGGCGTCGGCCCGGTCTCGATCGGCGACCTGATGGTCGGCCGGATCGACGGCGTGGGCGAGCTGCACGTGAAGGTGGTGTGA
- a CDS encoding ANTAR domain-containing response regulator, giving the protein MQTKPPAPSVPRAMAPTRVLLVRDPLDAEQVNLELIRAGLAEAGFVDVGVVDADLMLPERIAQTQPDMVIVASESAARDTIEHVCVATQHAPRPIVLFTDNDDASRIKAAFAAGITAYIVDGLKPTRVKAVLDVAYARFEHERALRAELDNAKTQLAERKVLERAKGLLMQQMQLSEDEAFKRLRKMAMDRNIKLVEAAQRVIDVMAG; this is encoded by the coding sequence ATGCAAACCAAGCCGCCCGCCCCCTCCGTTCCTCGTGCCATGGCACCCACGCGCGTGCTGCTGGTGCGCGATCCGCTCGACGCGGAGCAGGTCAACCTGGAGCTGATCCGCGCCGGACTGGCCGAGGCCGGCTTCGTGGACGTGGGCGTGGTCGATGCCGACCTGATGCTGCCCGAGCGCATCGCCCAGACCCAGCCGGACATGGTGATCGTGGCCTCCGAATCGGCCGCGCGCGACACCATCGAGCACGTCTGCGTGGCCACCCAGCACGCGCCGCGCCCCATCGTGCTGTTCACCGACAACGACGACGCGAGCCGCATCAAGGCGGCGTTCGCGGCCGGCATCACCGCCTATATCGTCGACGGGCTCAAGCCGACCCGCGTGAAGGCGGTGCTGGATGTCGCCTACGCGCGGTTCGAGCACGAGCGCGCGCTGCGCGCCGAGCTGGACAACGCCAAGACCCAGCTGGCCGAGCGCAAGGTGCTCGAGCGCGCCAAGGGCCTGCTGATGCAGCAGATGCAGCTGTCGGAAGACGAAGCCTTCAAGCGCCTGCGCAAGATGGCGATGGACCGCAACATCAAGCTGGTGGAAGCGGCCCAGCGGGTCATCGACGTCATGGCCGGCTAG
- a CDS encoding CmpA/NrtA family ABC transporter substrate-binding protein, with product MAAPSNTDTPINPKRRRVLATVAGGSAMALIDPLVRAGAWAAGSDAPEKTELKVGFIPLTDCASVVMAATLGLDKKYGIKIVPSKEASWAGVRDKLVSGDLDAAHVLYGLVYGVQLGIGGPKKDMAVLMTLNNNGQAITLSSKLKEAGVRDGASLKALMTREKRDYTFAQTFPTGTHAMWLYYWLAAHGIHPLQDAKAITVPPPQMVANMRVGNMDGYCVGEPWGARAIADGIGFTAETTQAIWKDHPEKVLGTTAEFAQKYPNTARALTAAVLEASKFIDASASNRRKTAETVAAKSYVNTDMDIILDRMLGRYTNGLGKTWDDADPMRFYHDGAVNFPYLSDGMWFLTQHKRWGLLKTHPDYLAIARQVNRVDIYKQAAAATGTPLPKSDLRTARLIDGVVWDAKNPAAYADSFKIKA from the coding sequence ATGGCCGCGCCGAGTAACACCGACACCCCGATCAACCCCAAGCGCCGGCGTGTGCTGGCAACCGTCGCTGGAGGCAGCGCAATGGCATTGATAGACCCGCTGGTGCGCGCCGGGGCCTGGGCGGCCGGCTCCGATGCGCCCGAGAAGACCGAGCTGAAGGTCGGCTTCATCCCGCTCACCGACTGCGCATCGGTGGTGATGGCGGCCACGCTGGGCCTGGACAAGAAGTACGGCATCAAGATCGTGCCGTCCAAGGAGGCCTCGTGGGCCGGCGTGCGCGACAAGCTGGTCTCGGGCGACCTGGACGCGGCCCACGTGCTGTATGGCCTCGTCTACGGTGTGCAGCTCGGCATCGGCGGCCCGAAGAAGGACATGGCCGTGCTGATGACGCTCAACAACAACGGCCAGGCGATCACGCTGTCGTCCAAGCTCAAGGAGGCGGGCGTGCGGGACGGCGCTTCGCTCAAGGCCCTGATGACCAGGGAGAAGCGCGACTACACCTTCGCCCAGACCTTCCCCACCGGCACGCACGCGATGTGGCTGTACTACTGGCTGGCCGCGCACGGCATCCACCCGCTGCAGGACGCCAAGGCGATCACCGTGCCGCCGCCGCAGATGGTCGCCAACATGCGCGTGGGCAACATGGACGGCTACTGCGTGGGCGAGCCGTGGGGCGCGCGTGCCATCGCCGACGGCATCGGCTTCACCGCCGAGACCACGCAGGCGATCTGGAAAGACCATCCCGAGAAGGTGCTCGGCACCACGGCCGAGTTCGCGCAGAAGTATCCGAACACCGCGCGCGCGCTGACGGCCGCCGTGCTGGAGGCCTCCAAGTTCATCGATGCCTCGGCCTCGAACCGGCGCAAGACGGCCGAGACAGTAGCCGCAAAGTCCTATGTCAACACCGACATGGACATCATCCTGGACCGCATGCTCGGCCGCTACACCAACGGCCTGGGCAAGACCTGGGACGATGCGGACCCGATGCGCTTCTACCACGACGGCGCGGTCAACTTCCCGTACCTGTCGGACGGCATGTGGTTCCTCACGCAGCACAAGCGCTGGGGCCTGCTGAAGACGCACCCCGACTACCTGGCGATCGCCAGGCAGGTCAACCGCGTCGACATCTACAAGCAGGCCGCGGCCGCCACCGGCACGCCGCTGCCCAAGAGCGACCTGCGCACCGCCAGGCTGATCGACGGCGTGGTGTGGGATGCAAAGAACCCCGCCGCCTACGCCGACAGCTTCAAGATCAAGGCCTGA
- the ntrB gene encoding nitrate ABC transporter permease, which produces MNTLAKALPGAHASAGSVPSKPAWRDWLAAAVVKGFPPMLGFALFVLAWQGIAMAIPALPTPALTWKAAVALFADPFYRNGPNDQGVGWNVLSSLARVGAGFGMAAVIGIPAGFLLGRFAFLNAMASPIISLLRPVSPLAWLPIGLLLFKSANPAAIWAIFICSIWPMVINTAVGVTRVPQDYLNVARVLNLSEWKIFTRVLFPAVLPYMLTGVRLSIGTAWLVIVAAEMLTGGVGIGFWLWDEWNNLKVEHIVIAIFVIGVVGLLLEQALLAVARRFSYDAI; this is translated from the coding sequence ATGAACACGCTTGCCAAAGCCTTGCCCGGCGCGCACGCCAGCGCTGGTTCCGTACCGTCCAAACCCGCCTGGCGCGACTGGCTGGCGGCCGCCGTCGTCAAGGGATTCCCGCCCATGCTGGGTTTCGCGCTATTCGTGCTGGCCTGGCAGGGCATCGCCATGGCCATCCCGGCGCTGCCCACGCCGGCGCTCACCTGGAAGGCCGCGGTGGCCCTCTTTGCCGATCCGTTCTACCGCAACGGACCGAACGACCAGGGCGTCGGCTGGAACGTGCTGTCGTCGCTGGCGCGCGTGGGCGCGGGCTTCGGCATGGCCGCCGTGATCGGCATTCCGGCGGGCTTCCTGCTCGGGCGCTTCGCCTTCCTGAACGCGATGGCCTCGCCGATCATCAGCCTGCTGCGGCCGGTGTCGCCGCTGGCGTGGCTGCCGATCGGGCTGCTGCTGTTCAAGTCCGCCAATCCGGCGGCGATCTGGGCGATCTTCATCTGCTCGATCTGGCCGATGGTGATCAACACCGCCGTGGGCGTGACGCGCGTGCCGCAGGACTACCTGAACGTGGCGCGCGTGCTCAACCTGTCGGAATGGAAGATCTTCACCCGCGTGCTGTTTCCCGCCGTGCTGCCCTACATGCTGACCGGCGTGCGGCTGTCGATCGGCACCGCGTGGCTGGTGATCGTGGCCGCCGAGATGCTCACGGGCGGCGTCGGTATCGGCTTCTGGCTGTGGGACGAATGGAACAACCTGAAGGTCGAGCACATCGTCATCGCCATCTTCGTGATCGGCGTGGTGGGGCTGCTGCTGGAGCAGGCGCTGCTGGCCGTCGCCCGCAGGTTCTCGTACGACGCCATCTGA
- a CDS encoding ABC transporter ATP-binding protein, translated as MSDKFLRIESVGQVFKTRKGPFVALRDIDLSVARGECIALIGHSGCGKSTLLNLIAGLTRPTSGGLILAEREIAGPGPDRAVVFQNHSLLPWLTCFDNVYLAVERVFGKTESKADLKARTHAALALVGLSHAEHRHPHEISGGMKQRVGIARALSMEPKVLLMDEPFGALDALTRAHLQDALLKIIAATGSTVVMVTHDVDEAVLLADRIVMMTNGPAATIGEVLTVGLPRPRVRLALADDPAYHACRTAVLDFLYRKQCHPAMEEAA; from the coding sequence ATGTCCGACAAATTCCTGCGCATCGAAAGCGTTGGCCAGGTCTTCAAGACCCGGAAAGGCCCGTTCGTCGCGCTGCGCGACATCGACCTGAGCGTGGCGCGCGGCGAGTGCATCGCCCTGATCGGCCACTCGGGCTGCGGCAAGTCCACGCTGCTGAACCTGATCGCCGGGCTGACCCGGCCGACCTCGGGCGGGCTGATCCTGGCCGAGCGCGAGATCGCGGGGCCGGGGCCGGACCGCGCGGTGGTGTTCCAAAACCACTCGCTGCTGCCGTGGCTGACCTGCTTCGACAACGTGTACCTGGCCGTCGAGCGCGTGTTCGGCAAGACCGAATCGAAGGCGGACCTGAAAGCGCGCACGCACGCGGCGCTGGCGCTGGTCGGCCTGTCGCACGCCGAGCACAGGCATCCGCACGAGATCTCCGGCGGCATGAAGCAGCGCGTCGGCATCGCCCGCGCGCTGTCGATGGAACCGAAGGTGCTGCTGATGGACGAGCCGTTCGGCGCGCTCGACGCGCTCACCCGCGCGCACCTGCAGGACGCGCTGCTGAAGATCATCGCCGCGACCGGCAGCACGGTGGTGATGGTCACGCACGATGTGGACGAAGCCGTGCTGCTGGCCGACCGCATCGTCATGATGACCAACGGCCCGGCCGCGACCATCGGCGAGGTGCTGACCGTCGGCCTGCCGCGCCCGCGCGTGCGGCTGGCGCTGGCCGACGATCCGGCCTACCACGCCTGCCGCACCGCCGTGCTCGATTTCCTCTACCGCAAGCAGTGCCACCCCGCGATGGAGGAAGCGGCGTAG
- the ybiB gene encoding DNA-binding protein YbiB produces the protein MPAPPLLPDEAAEEAVANGPFPAARFIKEIGRGADGARALVKHDARALFAAMLEGRVADVQLGAILMAYRIKGETPEELDGMLEATHARCLPLPAPDAPGGTLPVVIPSYNGARRQPNLVPLLAALLAREGVPVLVHGIRRFDGRITTATLFDALGWPVCEHMDEARARLESDRLAFVPIDVLSPDLKALLDKREIVGLRNSSHTVVKMLQPIGGHAPHEALRLVSYTHPEYRDTLTDYFLRHPANVLLARGTEGEAVADARRGSAVEWLHDGLHETVIEAAEGSSSQPPELPAGTDAEATARWIEAVLGGRQPVPEPIARQVRAIVRCARPAHAAG, from the coding sequence ATGCCTGCTCCGCCCCTCCTGCCCGACGAAGCCGCCGAAGAAGCGGTCGCCAACGGTCCGTTCCCCGCCGCCCGCTTCATCAAGGAGATCGGCCGCGGCGCGGACGGCGCCCGCGCGCTGGTCAAGCACGACGCGCGCGCACTGTTCGCCGCCATGCTCGAAGGCCGCGTGGCCGACGTGCAGCTGGGCGCGATCCTGATGGCCTACCGCATCAAGGGCGAGACGCCGGAAGAGCTCGACGGCATGCTGGAGGCCACGCACGCCCGCTGCCTGCCGCTGCCCGCGCCGGATGCGCCCGGCGGCACGCTGCCGGTGGTCATCCCCAGCTACAACGGCGCGCGCCGCCAGCCCAACCTGGTGCCGCTGCTGGCCGCGCTGCTGGCGCGCGAAGGCGTGCCGGTGCTGGTCCACGGCATCCGCCGCTTCGACGGCCGCATCACCACCGCCACGCTGTTCGACGCGCTGGGCTGGCCCGTGTGCGAGCACATGGACGAGGCCCGCGCGCGGCTGGAGAGCGATCGCCTGGCCTTCGTGCCGATCGATGTGCTGTCGCCGGATCTCAAGGCGCTGCTCGACAAGCGCGAAATCGTCGGCCTGCGCAACTCGTCGCACACGGTGGTGAAGATGCTGCAGCCGATCGGCGGCCACGCCCCGCACGAAGCGCTGCGGCTGGTCAGCTACACCCACCCCGAATACCGCGACACCCTCACCGACTACTTCCTGCGCCATCCCGCCAATGTCTTGCTGGCACGCGGCACGGAAGGCGAGGCCGTGGCCGACGCGCGGCGCGGCAGCGCGGTCGAATGGCTGCACGACGGCCTGCACGAGACCGTGATCGAAGCCGCGGAAGGCTCCAGCAGCCAGCCCCCCGAATTGCCCGCCGGCACCGATGCCGAGGCCACCGCACGCTGGATCGAGGCCGTGCTCGGCGGCCGCCAGCCCGTACCGGAGCCGATCGCCCGGCAGGTGCGGGCGATCGTGCGCTGCGCGCGGCCCGCGCACGCGGCCGGCTGA
- a CDS encoding pirin family protein, translating into MTSIQHIIGPHVRDLGGFSVKRVLPAAARQTVGPFIFFDHMGPVDFAPGEGIDVRPHPHIGLATVTYLFDGSMVHRDSLGSVQTIVPGDVNWMTAGNGIVHSERTSPEVREQGARLHGIQTWVALPRGQEKVDPSFAHHAADTLPKLECPGVRGTIIAGDAFGLTSPVRVSSRTLYVALELAAGASLVIPPEHEDRGVYLVDGAVTIDGEALDPHHLAVLEPGGDITLTAQASSRVMLLGGAPTDGHRHIYWNFVASDRADIEDAKQRWQDDRFARVPGETERIPLPAR; encoded by the coding sequence ATGACCTCGATCCAGCACATCATCGGGCCGCACGTGCGCGACCTGGGCGGCTTCTCGGTCAAGCGCGTGCTGCCGGCGGCCGCGCGGCAGACGGTCGGGCCGTTCATCTTCTTCGATCACATGGGGCCGGTCGATTTCGCCCCCGGCGAGGGCATCGACGTGCGTCCGCATCCGCATATCGGCCTGGCCACCGTGACCTACCTGTTCGACGGCAGCATGGTCCACCGCGACAGCCTGGGCAGCGTGCAGACCATCGTCCCCGGCGACGTCAACTGGATGACGGCCGGCAACGGCATCGTCCACTCCGAGCGCACGTCGCCCGAGGTGCGCGAGCAGGGCGCCCGCCTGCACGGCATCCAGACCTGGGTGGCCCTGCCGCGCGGGCAGGAGAAGGTCGATCCCAGCTTCGCGCACCATGCCGCCGACACCTTGCCGAAGCTCGAATGCCCGGGCGTGCGCGGCACCATCATCGCCGGGGATGCGTTCGGGCTGACCTCGCCGGTGCGGGTGTCGTCGCGCACGCTGTACGTGGCGCTGGAGCTGGCGGCGGGCGCATCGCTGGTGATTCCGCCGGAGCATGAGGACCGCGGGGTCTATCTGGTCGACGGCGCCGTCACGATCGACGGCGAGGCGCTGGACCCGCATCACCTGGCCGTGCTCGAGCCCGGCGGCGACATCACGCTCACCGCGCAGGCGTCGTCCCGGGTGATGCTGCTGGGCGGCGCGCCGACCGACGGCCACCGGCATATCTACTGGAACTTCGTTGCCAGCGACCGGGCGGACATCGAAGACGCCAAGCAGCGCTGGCAGGACGACCGGTTTGCCCGCGTGCCGGGCGAGACCGAGCGCATCCCGCTGCCGGCGCGTTGA
- a CDS encoding OsmC family protein has product MTIVVTKDAEGLFRHKVIFPEGVAYTDVPKPTGEGSAPDPHAYFDAALACCKTLTVTLYARQRKYPLESIEVAVEHDGSQERQGHYKLRTVLTLHGDLTDEQRADLLRVAGKCPIHKLMTEVEVSIDTQLAERA; this is encoded by the coding sequence ATGACCATCGTCGTCACCAAGGACGCGGAAGGACTCTTCCGTCACAAAGTCATCTTTCCCGAAGGCGTGGCCTACACCGATGTTCCCAAGCCGACCGGCGAGGGCAGCGCGCCCGATCCGCACGCCTATTTCGATGCCGCGCTGGCCTGCTGCAAGACGCTGACCGTGACGCTCTACGCGCGCCAGCGCAAATACCCGCTGGAATCCATCGAGGTGGCGGTCGAGCACGACGGCAGCCAGGAGCGCCAGGGCCACTACAAGCTGCGCACCGTGCTGACGCTGCATGGCGACCTGACCGACGAGCAGCGCGCCGACCTGCTGCGCGTGGCCGGCAAGTGCCCGATCCACAAGCTGATGACCGAGGTCGAGGTCAGCATCGACACCCAACTGGCCGAGCGCGCCTGA